In a genomic window of Sus scrofa isolate TJ Tabasco breed Duroc chromosome 4, Sscrofa11.1, whole genome shotgun sequence:
- the PLAG1 gene encoding zinc finger protein PLAG1 isoform X1, with protein MATVIPGDLSEVRDTQKVPSGKRKRGETKPRKNFPCQLCDKAFNSVEKLKVHSYSHTGERPYKCIQQDCTKAFVSKYKLQRHMATHSPEKTHKCNYCEKMFHRKDHLKNHLHTHDPNKETFKCEECGKNYNTKLGFKRHLALHAATSGDLTCKVCLQTFESTGVLLEHLKSHAGKSSSGVKEKKHQCEHCDRRFYTRKDVRRHMVVHTGRKDFLCQYCAQRFGRKDHLTRHMKKSHNQELLKVKTEPVDFLDPFTCNVSVPIKDELLPVMSLPSSELLSKPFPNTLQLNLYNTPFQPMQSSGSAHQMITTLPLGMTCPLDMDAVHPSHHLSFKYPFGSTSYAISIPEKEQPLKGEIESYLMELQGGAPSSSQDSPASSSKLGLEPPLGALDDGAGDLALSKSSISISDPLNTPALDFSQLFNFIPLNGPPYNPLSVGSLGMSYAQEEAHSSVSQLPAPAQDLQDPANPIGLSSLHSLSAAFTSSLSTSTTLPRFHQAFQ; from the exons ATGGCCACTGTCATTCCTGGTGATTTGTCAGAAGTAAGAGATACCCAGAAAGTCCCTTCAGGGAAACGTAAGCGTGGTGAAACCAAACcaagaaaaaactttccttgccAACTGTGTGACAAGGCCTTTAACAGTGTTGAGAAATTAAAGGTTCACTCCTACTCTCACACAGGAGAGAGGCCCTACAAGTGCATACAACAAGACTGCACGAAAGCCTTTGTTTCTAAGTACAAATTACAAAG GCACATGGCTACCCACTCTCCTGAGAAAACCCACAAGTGTAATTATTGCGAGAAGATGTTTCACCGGAAGGATCACCTGAAGAACCACCTGCACACACACGACCCCAACAAAGAGACGTTCAAGTGCGAAGAGTGCGGCAAGAACTACAACACCAAGCTCGGCTTCAAGCGGCACCTGGCCCTGCACGCGGCCACGAGCGGCGACCTCACCTGCAAGGTCTGCCTGCAGACGTTCGAGAGCACGGGTGTGCTGCTGGAGCACCTGAAGTCCCACGCGGGCAAGTCGTCGAGCGGCGTCAAGGAGAAGAAGCACCAGTGCGAGCACTGCGACCGGCGCTTCTACACCCGCAAGGACGTGCGCAGGCACATGGTGGTGCACACGGGCCGCAAGGACTTCCTGTGCCAGTACTGCGCGCAGAGGTTTGGGCGCAAGGACCACCTGACGCGGCACATGAAGAAGAGTCACAATCAGGAGCTCCTGAAGGTCAAGACGGAGCCCGTGGACTTCCTGGACCCCTTCACCTGCAACGTCTCCGTGCCCATCAAAGACGAGCTCCTCCCGGTCATGTCCCTGCCCTCCAGCGAACTGCTGTCCAAGCCCTTCCCCAACACGCTGCAGCTGAACCTCTACAACACTCCGTTCCAGCCCATGCAGAGCTCGGGGTCGGCGCACCAGATGATCACCACTCTGCCGCTGGGCATGACGTGCCCGCTGGACATGGACGCTGTCCACCCCTCCCACCACCTGTCCTTCAAATACCCGTTCGGTTCTACCTCATACGCCATCTCTATTCCCGAGAAAGAACAGCCGCTGAAGGGGGAGATCGAGAGCTATCTGATGGAGCTGCAGGGCGGCGCGCCCTCGTCCTCGCAGGACTCTCCAGCGTCGTCGTCTAAGCTCGGGCTGGAGCCCCCGCTGGGGGCCCTGGATGACGGCGCGGGGGACCTCGCCCTGTCCAAAAGCTCCATTTCTATCAGCGACCCCCTGAACACCCCGGCCTTGGACTTCTCCCAGTTGTTTAATTTCATCCCGCTAAACGGCCCTCCCTATAACCCGCTGTCGGTGGGGAGCCTGGGCATGAGCTACGCCCAGGAGGAAGCGCATTCTTCCGTGTCTCAGCTCCCCGCGCCTGCGCAGGACCTCCAGGATCCTGCCAACCCCATAGGGCTCAGCTCTCTACACTCGCTGTCGGCGGCTTTCACCAGTAGTCTGAGCACAAGCACCACCCTGCCACGTTTCCATCAAGCGTTTCAGTAG
- the PLAG1 gene encoding zinc finger protein PLAG1 isoform X2: protein MATHSPEKTHKCNYCEKMFHRKDHLKNHLHTHDPNKETFKCEECGKNYNTKLGFKRHLALHAATSGDLTCKVCLQTFESTGVLLEHLKSHAGKSSSGVKEKKHQCEHCDRRFYTRKDVRRHMVVHTGRKDFLCQYCAQRFGRKDHLTRHMKKSHNQELLKVKTEPVDFLDPFTCNVSVPIKDELLPVMSLPSSELLSKPFPNTLQLNLYNTPFQPMQSSGSAHQMITTLPLGMTCPLDMDAVHPSHHLSFKYPFGSTSYAISIPEKEQPLKGEIESYLMELQGGAPSSSQDSPASSSKLGLEPPLGALDDGAGDLALSKSSISISDPLNTPALDFSQLFNFIPLNGPPYNPLSVGSLGMSYAQEEAHSSVSQLPAPAQDLQDPANPIGLSSLHSLSAAFTSSLSTSTTLPRFHQAFQ from the coding sequence ATGGCTACCCACTCTCCTGAGAAAACCCACAAGTGTAATTATTGCGAGAAGATGTTTCACCGGAAGGATCACCTGAAGAACCACCTGCACACACACGACCCCAACAAAGAGACGTTCAAGTGCGAAGAGTGCGGCAAGAACTACAACACCAAGCTCGGCTTCAAGCGGCACCTGGCCCTGCACGCGGCCACGAGCGGCGACCTCACCTGCAAGGTCTGCCTGCAGACGTTCGAGAGCACGGGTGTGCTGCTGGAGCACCTGAAGTCCCACGCGGGCAAGTCGTCGAGCGGCGTCAAGGAGAAGAAGCACCAGTGCGAGCACTGCGACCGGCGCTTCTACACCCGCAAGGACGTGCGCAGGCACATGGTGGTGCACACGGGCCGCAAGGACTTCCTGTGCCAGTACTGCGCGCAGAGGTTTGGGCGCAAGGACCACCTGACGCGGCACATGAAGAAGAGTCACAATCAGGAGCTCCTGAAGGTCAAGACGGAGCCCGTGGACTTCCTGGACCCCTTCACCTGCAACGTCTCCGTGCCCATCAAAGACGAGCTCCTCCCGGTCATGTCCCTGCCCTCCAGCGAACTGCTGTCCAAGCCCTTCCCCAACACGCTGCAGCTGAACCTCTACAACACTCCGTTCCAGCCCATGCAGAGCTCGGGGTCGGCGCACCAGATGATCACCACTCTGCCGCTGGGCATGACGTGCCCGCTGGACATGGACGCTGTCCACCCCTCCCACCACCTGTCCTTCAAATACCCGTTCGGTTCTACCTCATACGCCATCTCTATTCCCGAGAAAGAACAGCCGCTGAAGGGGGAGATCGAGAGCTATCTGATGGAGCTGCAGGGCGGCGCGCCCTCGTCCTCGCAGGACTCTCCAGCGTCGTCGTCTAAGCTCGGGCTGGAGCCCCCGCTGGGGGCCCTGGATGACGGCGCGGGGGACCTCGCCCTGTCCAAAAGCTCCATTTCTATCAGCGACCCCCTGAACACCCCGGCCTTGGACTTCTCCCAGTTGTTTAATTTCATCCCGCTAAACGGCCCTCCCTATAACCCGCTGTCGGTGGGGAGCCTGGGCATGAGCTACGCCCAGGAGGAAGCGCATTCTTCCGTGTCTCAGCTCCCCGCGCCTGCGCAGGACCTCCAGGATCCTGCCAACCCCATAGGGCTCAGCTCTCTACACTCGCTGTCGGCGGCTTTCACCAGTAGTCTGAGCACAAGCACCACCCTGCCACGTTTCCATCAAGCGTTTCAGTAG